A window from Cryobacterium sp. PAMC25264 encodes these proteins:
- a CDS encoding oxygenase MpaB family protein, translating into MAHDESPVAGTGRPAQARPALGIRDLAPEGILILAGGRAILLQLANPAVGHGVARHSDFAARPLDRLTGTLAYVYAVTCGTPIDRAAAVRRVSLAHRPVHSSRNVPDGDPAYNAFDPALQLWVAATLYESATRMHDLVFGPLPDDDAEAVYRDYAVLGTALQVPAGLWPPTRQAFAEYWRNAGRTLSTDATTRAVADTLLHPRTGPVWLRLAMPLARLVTAGLLEPGERALFELPWSPGRQRRFTGVLTLLRAVYPRLPRRLRHAPMRHYLRAARARSAAERSESERLGAASGEI; encoded by the coding sequence ATGGCGCACGACGAGAGTCCCGTCGCAGGGACCGGCCGGCCCGCACAGGCACGCCCCGCCCTGGGCATCCGGGACCTGGCGCCTGAGGGAATTCTCATCCTCGCCGGCGGGCGGGCGATCCTGCTGCAACTGGCCAACCCCGCCGTCGGGCACGGGGTGGCCCGGCACAGCGACTTCGCCGCCCGGCCGCTCGACCGACTGACGGGCACACTCGCATACGTGTACGCGGTCACCTGCGGAACTCCCATCGACAGGGCGGCGGCGGTTCGCCGCGTGTCACTGGCGCACCGTCCGGTGCACAGCTCCCGAAACGTCCCTGACGGGGACCCCGCCTACAACGCGTTCGATCCGGCGCTGCAGCTCTGGGTGGCCGCCACCCTTTATGAGTCGGCGACCCGCATGCACGACCTGGTCTTCGGCCCGCTCCCCGACGACGACGCGGAGGCGGTCTACCGCGACTACGCGGTGCTCGGCACCGCCCTGCAGGTGCCGGCCGGGTTGTGGCCGCCGACCCGGCAGGCCTTCGCGGAATACTGGCGGAACGCCGGCCGAACGCTGTCGACGGACGCCACGACCCGCGCCGTCGCCGACACGCTGCTGCATCCGCGGACAGGGCCGGTCTGGCTGCGCCTGGCCATGCCGCTGGCCCGCCTGGTCACGGCCGGGCTGCTCGAGCCCGGGGAACGCGCCCTGTTCGAGCTGCCGTGGTCGCCGGGACGGCAGCGGCGCTTCACCGGTGTTCTGACGCTCCTGCGCGCGGTCTACCCACGGTTGCCGCGGCGACTGCGGCACGCGCCGATGCGCCACTACCTGCGTGCCGCCCGGGCCCGGTCGGCCGCCGAACGTTCCGAGTCCGAGCGGCTCGGCGCCGCATCCGGCGAGATCTAG
- a CDS encoding YceI family protein: MSDTDIITIPGYKAGTWTIDPTHSAVGFSIRHIMISKVKGTFESFDATFVTTENPLETSVTASATVASINTNEPNRDGHLRTGDFFDAETYPTIDFVSTGVRLVKGDYLVDGNLTIKGVTKPVTFDFDFGGFGSDPYGNYKFGATAKAEINREDFGLTYNAALETGGMLLGDKVTITLELQGALQA; the protein is encoded by the coding sequence ATGAGCGACACCGACATCATCACCATCCCCGGCTACAAAGCGGGAACCTGGACCATCGACCCCACCCACAGCGCGGTCGGCTTCAGCATCCGTCACATCATGATCAGCAAGGTCAAGGGCACCTTCGAGTCGTTCGACGCCACGTTCGTCACCACCGAGAACCCCCTCGAGACCAGCGTCACCGCCTCCGCGACGGTCGCGTCCATCAACACCAACGAGCCCAACCGGGACGGCCACCTGCGCACCGGTGACTTCTTCGACGCCGAGACCTACCCGACCATCGACTTCGTGTCGACCGGCGTGCGTCTGGTGAAGGGCGACTACCTCGTCGACGGCAACCTGACCATCAAGGGCGTCACCAAGCCCGTCACCTTCGACTTCGACTTCGGTGGCTTCGGTTCTGACCCCTACGGCAACTACAAGTTCGGCGCCACCGCCAAGGCCGAGATCAACCGTGAGGACTTCGGCCTCACCTACAACGCCGCTCTCGAGACCGGCGGCATGCTCCTCGGCGACAAGGTCACCATCACCCTCGAGCTGCAGGGCGCCCTTCAGGCGTAA
- the treZ gene encoding malto-oligosyltrehalose trehalohydrolase: MTEDATSSAPDRTFPAQRPVEVWAPNATLVQLVSDAGPAAMSRDDSGWWHAGLPGTAGGVDYGFLVDGAGPFPDPRSRRQPAGVHGLSRTFDPAAHTWQDDAWTGRQLAGGTIYELHIGTFTPEGTLDAAVGRLDHLAALGVDFVELLPVNAFNGSHNWGYDGVLWYSVHEGYGGPAAYQRFVDACHAAGIGVIQDVVHNHLGPSGNYLPNFGPYLSDAEGNTWGASVNLDGPDSDEVRRYIIDSALMWLRDYHVDGLRLDAVHALKDHSAVHLLEQLAEETAALSAFAGRPLTLIAESDLNDPRLITPREANGYGLDAQWSDDFHHAVHVALTGETVGYYADFAPLEALAKVLTRGFFHDGTFSSFRGRLHGRPVDLQRMPAWRLVVATQNHDQIGNRAIGDRLSAQLDTGQLAIAAALTLLGPFTPMLFMGEEWGARTPWQFFTSHPEPELGLATAEGRIGEFARMGWDPAVVPDPQDPATFERSKLDWSELQRPDAGRLFAFYRHLAVLRRDHSDFTDPRLLRAAVDFDEADGWVKLTRGATEILMNLSTSPRWVPAAGSTVVLAFANNADAAPRLDAGQVLLPPHSVAVLT; encoded by the coding sequence GTGACCGAGGACGCCACCAGCTCCGCACCAGACCGAACCTTTCCAGCGCAGCGTCCCGTCGAGGTGTGGGCGCCGAACGCCACCCTGGTGCAGCTGGTCAGCGACGCCGGCCCGGCAGCCATGAGCCGCGACGACTCCGGCTGGTGGCACGCCGGCCTGCCCGGCACGGCAGGCGGCGTCGACTACGGTTTCTTGGTCGACGGCGCCGGCCCGTTCCCCGACCCGCGGTCCCGGCGCCAGCCCGCGGGCGTGCACGGTCTCTCCCGCACCTTCGACCCGGCCGCCCATACCTGGCAGGACGACGCCTGGACCGGCCGCCAGTTGGCCGGCGGCACCATCTACGAGCTGCACATCGGCACGTTCACCCCCGAGGGCACCCTGGATGCCGCGGTCGGCCGCCTCGATCACCTGGCGGCCCTCGGCGTCGACTTCGTCGAGCTGCTCCCGGTGAACGCCTTCAACGGCAGCCACAACTGGGGCTACGACGGTGTGCTCTGGTACTCCGTGCACGAGGGCTACGGTGGCCCAGCCGCCTACCAGCGCTTCGTCGACGCCTGCCACGCCGCCGGGATCGGGGTCATCCAGGACGTCGTGCACAACCACCTCGGGCCCAGCGGCAACTACCTGCCCAATTTCGGCCCGTACCTCAGCGATGCCGAAGGGAACACCTGGGGCGCATCGGTCAACCTGGACGGCCCGGACTCCGACGAGGTGCGCCGGTACATCATCGACAGCGCCTTGATGTGGTTGCGTGACTACCACGTCGACGGGCTGCGCCTGGATGCCGTGCACGCGCTCAAGGACCACTCCGCCGTGCACCTGCTCGAACAGCTTGCCGAGGAGACCGCCGCGCTGAGCGCGTTCGCCGGCCGCCCGCTCACCCTCATCGCCGAATCCGACCTCAACGACCCGCGTCTCATCACGCCCCGCGAAGCCAACGGCTACGGGTTGGACGCGCAGTGGAGCGACGACTTCCACCACGCCGTGCACGTCGCGCTCACCGGCGAGACCGTGGGCTACTACGCCGATTTCGCGCCGCTCGAGGCCCTGGCCAAGGTGCTCACCCGCGGGTTCTTCCACGACGGCACCTTCTCCAGCTTCCGGGGCCGGCTGCACGGCCGCCCGGTCGACCTGCAGCGGATGCCGGCCTGGCGCCTGGTCGTCGCCACCCAGAACCACGATCAGATCGGCAACCGCGCCATCGGCGACAGGTTGAGCGCCCAACTCGACACCGGCCAGCTGGCCATCGCTGCCGCCCTCACTCTGCTCGGCCCGTTCACCCCGATGCTGTTCATGGGCGAGGAATGGGGCGCACGCACGCCGTGGCAGTTCTTCACGTCGCACCCGGAGCCGGAACTGGGCCTGGCAACGGCCGAGGGCCGGATCGGCGAGTTCGCCCGGATGGGCTGGGACCCGGCCGTGGTGCCCGACCCGCAGGACCCCGCCACCTTCGAGCGGTCCAAGCTGGACTGGTCCGAGCTGCAGCGGCCCGATGCGGGCCGCCTGTTCGCGTTCTACCGCCACCTGGCCGTTCTGCGCCGCGACCACTCCGACTTCACCGATCCCCGGCTGCTCAGGGCAGCCGTGGACTTCGACGAGGCTGACGGCTGGGTGAAGCTCACCCGGGGCGCCACAGAGATCCTGATGAACCTGTCGACGAGCCCGCGCTGGGTTCCGGCGGCGGGGAGCACGGTCGTCCTGGCATTCGCGAACAACGCCGATGCAGCACCCCGCCTGGACGCCGGTCAGGTCTTGTTGCCCCCGCACTCCGTCGCCGTGCTCACCTGA